A genomic window from Pecten maximus chromosome 6, xPecMax1.1, whole genome shotgun sequence includes:
- the LOC117329062 gene encoding heat shock 70 kDa protein 12B-like: MASPGEHLLVAAIDFGTTYSGYAFSFLHDYKRDPLKVSANNWTAGSGCLISLKTSTCVLFKPNGEFHSFGFEAEDKYSDLALDDEQDGWRYFRRFKMKLYENKCLNRSFCLEDDQGRTMQAIKVFTTVIKYLKNHMMTSCKNQMTNIVTSDILWVLTVPAIWSDASKQFMREAAEAAGIEGGHLMIALEPEAASLYCKYLPLERKGEGGMKAFTSGSKYVVLDAGGGTIDITVHEVQRDGSLKEIHKANGGDWGGTKVDHAFQLLLSGIIGNGAFHRFMEKNKADMVEFFRDFEVKKRTIKPNAPSDEKTTFKVPTTMNDACKGENSEDIATIVKSKQHFKGNLSVIGDKLRVSSDRAKGLFKDPARHIVDHLKELLREPSARGVTSILMVGGFSESLVLQDEIKRNFSDLRVIVPQDAGLAVLKGAVIFGHEPRSIKSRVCKYTYGVRSGCTFVEKVHDISKREVRQDGKVRCKDIFSIHVRVGDSYDIGQPQVVKSYVPLDPDQNAMFFIVYVSTEKEPMYVTDPGCTRIGQLRVAMPDTSKGLDRSVTVQMTFSNTELEVEATNKNTGETVTAAFDFL; encoded by the exons ATGGCTTCCCCGGGAGAGCATTTGTTGGTTGCCGCCATTGACTTCGGGACCACCTACTCGGGGTACGCATTCTCCTTTCTCCACGACTATAAACGTGACCCATTGAAGGTTTCGGCCAACAACTGGACAGCGGGGTCAGGGTGTCTGATTTCCTTGAAGACGTCCACATGTGTTCTCTTTAAACCAAACGGAGAGTTCCACTCTTTTGGATTTGAGGCTGAGGACAAGTACTCTGATCTGGCCTTAGATGATGAACAAGATGGATGGCGTTACTTCCGACGATTTAAAATGAAACTTTATGAAAACAAG TGCTTAAACCGTTCGTTTTGCCTAGAAGATGATCAAGGTCGGACCATGCAGGCAATCAAGGTGTTTACAACAGTCATCAAATATCTCAAGAATCATATGATGACGTCATGCAAAAATCAAATGACAAACATAGTAACGTCGGACATCCTCTGGGTACTAACTGTTCCAGCAATCTGGTCTGACGCATCAAAACAGTTCATGAGGGAGGCTGCCGAGGCT GCCGGCATTGAAGGCGGTCACCTGATGATAGCTCTAGAACCGGAAGCTGCATCTCTTTACTGCAAGTACCTCCCTTTAGAACGGAAAGGTGAAGGCGGTATGAAGGCCTTTACTTCCGGGTCGAAGTACGTGGTACTGGACGCTGGCG gAGGAACGATAGACATAACAGTACACGAGGTTCAGCGGGATGGCTCACTGAAGGAAATCCACAAGGCCAATGGCGGGGACTGGGGAGGTACAAAAGTGGATCACGCCTTCCAACTTCTCTTATCAGGAATCATTGGTAACGGTGCATTTCACCGCTTCATGGAAAAGAACAAGGCAGACATGGTCGAATTTTTCCGTGATTTTGAAGTGAAAAAGCGCACCATCAAACCAAATGCTCCCTCTGACGAAAAAACTACCTTTAAAGTTCCAACGACGATGAACGACGCTTGTAAGGGTGAGAATAGTGAAGATATTGCCACAATTGTGAAGTCGAAACAACATTTCAAGGGAAATTTGTCTGTTATTGGCGATAAGCTAAGAGTAAGCAGCGATAGAGCAAAAGGACTGTTCAAGGACCCGGCAAGACATATCGTGGACCACTTAAAGGAGCTTTTGAGAGAGCCTTCTGCTAGGGGGGTGACGAGCATACTGATGGTTGGAGGATTTTCGGAGTCCCTCGTACTTCAGGATGAAATCAAAAGAAACTTTTCAGACCTTCGAGTGATTGTGCCACAAGATGCAGGACTGGCAGTTCTGAAAGGGGCAGTTATTTTTGGACATGAACCGCGATCTATCAAATCAAGAGTTTGTAAGTACACCTATGGTGTACGTTCGGGATGTACATTTGTTGAGAAAGTTCACGATATTTCTAAACGTGAAGTTAGGCAAGATGGAAAAGTAAGATGTAAAGACATATTCAGTATCCACGTACGCGTGGGAGATTCTTATGATATCGGCCAACCCCAAGTTGTAAAATCGTACGTACCGTTAGATCCCGATCAAAATGCAATGTTCTTTATCGTGTACGTTTCTACAGAGAAGGAACCTATGTACGTGACAGATCCCGGATGTACCAGGATAGGACAATTGAGAGTCGCTATGCCTGACACTTCAAAAGGACTCGACAGATCCGTCACGGTACAGATGACCTTTAGTAATACAGAGCTAGAGGTAGAAGCCACCAACAAAAATACTGGGGAGACGGTTACCGCGGCATTCGACTTTTTGTAG